TCTCAAAGTTTTTTGCGCCAACAGCACTAAACTGCAACGACACAAGAGCTTCATTAGCCGATGTGCTAATGTCCACAAACGCCTTGTCAATTGCGTCTCCCGTCATCAAGACATCTTCCTCGAGAAGCACACTGCCTCCCTCTCGTTGCGGAAACTGCTTTGAGCCACTTACTGGAGATGCGTCACCTAAAGCAGCCTCAGACACTAGGCGAAACTCCAGTTTCGCAACTGAGCCTATGGTTTTTTTCACCCTATCAATATCAGTGACATCCGGAAGCTGCACTACTATTCTGTCTAGTCCCGAACGTTGAATCAGCGGTTCAGCCACGCCAAATTGATCCACTCGATTGCGTATCGTTTCAATAGCCTGATCAACCGATGTTCGCTTAACTTCCTTTGCTTCCTCCTCATCCATGCGGTAAGTTAAAGTCGTTCGCCTACCCTCCTTATCTTCGCCGACGAGCTTGAGATATGGATAGTTGTCGCGCATGTACGCATTTGCCGCAGCTACGCCTTCCTCATTTAGCAGCACCAAAGATACATCCCGCTCCCCTACCTGACGAGCCCTAATAATGCTTACCTTTTCCTTGCGAAGGTCTGGCTTCGCAGTATTTGCTATAGACGTTAAGCGACTCTTAACTGCTTCCGCCGTTTCTACACCCATCACCAAATAAACCCCTCCTTTTAAATCTAAACCGAGCTTAATCGGTTTAGAAGGCCACGCCTGCGGCAAAACGTCTTTTAACGCCGTAGGTGCAAGAACCAAAAAGGAAATCAGCACGAGTGCAATTGTAAACCAAGTCCGTTTCTTCTGATTACTAGTCACCGGGGATAATCGTCCTATTTATTTGAACTATTTTGACTTACCTTTGAAACTTTGGCTCCGTTAGTATCTACATTAGATACTTGAACATTTCGGGGCTTAAGACTTTGAAGCTGAACTTTTACGCGAACATTTGGCGCGATTTCCAAATGTGCGAACTCATCAGCTACCGATACAATTCGCCCCAACAAACCACCAGAAGTAATAACCTCGTCGCCCTTTTTTAGTGAGGCGAGAAATTTTTTCTGCGCATTTTCCTTGTTTGTCATGGGACGAAATACCAAAAAGTAATAGCCCCACACCCCCATGAGGACAAATGCTACTGTATTAAATACGAAATCAAAATTCGATATCTGCTGAACCTGCACTCCCTGTCCAGCCGCGATACCGGCACTGCCCGCTCGGCCCGTTTCGCCCGGAGCAGCACACGCCGGTAGCAGACAAAACAGCGCTACAACATTTATTAAAAAAAATTTTCTCATCATTCTGTCTATTCTGGAGTTTTGCAAAGCATCGCTACGCGCTTGCTGTTTATACCATTGACAAAAATCCTTTTTGTAAATGGCATAACGGCGCCTGCCTTAATGAGCCTGTTCACACGACACGCCCATTAAAAAATCATTCGAAAAGGAATGAAAATCACCAGCACGAATAGCACGACGAATGTCTTGCATCAAGCACTGATAGAAGTAAACATTGTGTGTAGTTAACAATTCAACGGCCAGCACTTCCTCCGAATGAACTAAGTGGGCAAGATAAGCTCTCGAAAAATTCCTGCACGTATAACATTCACACTTATCACTTAACGGCCTAGGGTCTCTGCGAAAGGCGCTATTTCTTATGTTAATGTGGCCACTTCCCACAAAAACCCTTCCAAATCTGGCACTACGAGTCGGCATCACGCAGTCAAACATGTCTACACCACAAGAAACGGCCATGACAATATCAGCCGGAGTTCCAACACCCATGAGATAACGCACCTTATCTCTAGGCAATCTCGGAGCGGAAAAACGAGTAGCGCGCTCAATTAACTCGCTAGATTCGCCAACACTTACTCCTCCAATGGCGTAACCATCAAATCCGATATTTATTAGCTCATCAATAGATTGCTGCCTGAGATCTTCGTAAATTCCTCCCTGCACTATTCCAAATAGAAGTGCGCTTTGCTTAGATTTAGCCTCTTTGCAGCGCCTTGCCCAACGCAGTGTCCGCTGAAGAGACGCCAACAAAGCATCTTTTTCCGAGGGAAACGGCGGGCATTCGTCGAGGACCATCATAATATCCACTCCAAGATCCTCCTGGATTTTTAGCACTTTTTCCGGTGTAAACTCTATTGGAGCACCGTCCACATGTGAATTAAATACCACACCCGCTTCGCTGACTTTTCTAAGCTTTGAAAGGCTAAAAACTTGATAGCCTCCACTATCGGTCAAAATTGGGCCATCCCATGCCATGAACTTGTGGATGCCTCCCAAATCCCTTATCAGCTCCTCGCCCGGTCGAACATGTAGGTGATATGCGTTACATAGAAGAATCTCCACGCCAACTTCCCTAAGCCGCGAAGGAGCTAAACCTTTAGCAGCGGCCTGAGTGCAGACGGGCATAAAAGCTGGAGTTTGGAAACTTCCGTGTGCCGTGATTAGCTCGCCAACACGGGCCTCGCCCTCAGTTGCATGAACTAAAAATGAACCAACCGGCAGTCCCACCTACTCGCCTCCTTGCGCCTTATCCAAAAACACCGCATCCCCGTAACTTAAAAACCTATAGTCGGAACAAAGCGCATGACGGTAAATTTGCTCCACATTATCCTCGCCAGCAAATGCACTTATCAAATGAAGATGCGTAGACGAAGGCTGATGAAAATTTGTCACAATCGCATCGACGATTTTAAATTCATATCCAAAAGAGATAAACAGGCTTGTCGATTTAAAGCTATCCTCGCGCAAAAGAGAATTTTCTATATCCCCGCCTGCGATGCTAAACTCCGTCTCGAGAGCTTTGACCGAAGTAGTGCCTACGGCGACGACGCGACCTCCGCCATTCTTAGCTTCGATTATGCGCTGCATCGTGCTAGCCGGTATGCGATAATACTCTGGCAACGTAGCTCTAGTAGAAAGCACTTGTTCGTCAACTGCCATAAAGCTAGCGGGCCCAACGTGCAGCGTTAAACAGGAGTGCCCTATGCCGGCGCTCTCAAGTTCCGAAAAGAGCTTTTCTGTAAAGTGCAAGCCAGCAGTTGGCGCTGCAACAGACCCGTAGTGCTTTGCATATACCGTCTGATAGCACTCTCTGTCCTCCCGCTCCGCTCTACCCTTTCTAATATAGGGGGGAATTGGCATGTTGCCATTCTGCATCAATAGCTCCTCAATCGCCTTCCCCTCACTGATATCGCTCCGAATTTCAAGCATCGCCCTTCTGCCATCATCCGTGCGATTTCCCACAATACCTACGAGCCCCTTAGCCAAAACGAGCCTATCGCCCGGCTTAACTTTGCGCATAGGACGAAGCAATGCTTCCCATTCTTGAGAATTGACATCGTGCCTAGG
The sequence above is a segment of the Deltaproteobacteria bacterium genome. Coding sequences within it:
- the secD gene encoding protein translocase subunit SecD encodes the protein MTSNQKKRTWFTIALVLISFLVLAPTALKDVLPQAWPSKPIKLGLDLKGGVYLVMGVETAEAVKSRLTSIANTAKPDLRKEKVSIIRARQVGERDVSLVLLNEEGVAAANAYMRDNYPYLKLVGEDKEGRRTTLTYRMDEEEAKEVKRTSVDQAIETIRNRVDQFGVAEPLIQRSGLDRIVVQLPDVTDIDRVKKTIGSVAKLEFRLVSEAALGDASPVSGSKQFPQREGGSVLLEEDVLMTGDAIDKAFVDISTSANEALVSLQFSAVGAKNFENITRQNVGRRLAIVLDGIVQSGPVIREAIAGGRAQISGGFAADEAHLLAIVLRAGALPAPLKFLEERTVGASLGADSIRSGLIAVGTGSLLVMVFIGFYYKRSGVIAVASLVLNLLFLLALLAIFGATLTLPGIAGLALTVGMAVDGNVIIFERIRDELRKGATGRAAIEAGFLNAHSTIVDANLTTLLVGIILYALGTGPIKGFAVTLCAGIITSVFCTLHTTKVGMEVFKLQDSRGNLSI
- the yajC gene encoding preprotein translocase subunit YajC; its protein translation is MMRKFFLINVVALFCLLPACAAPGETGRAGSAGIAAGQGVQVQQISNFDFVFNTVAFVLMGVWGYYFLVFRPMTNKENAQKKFLASLKKGDEVITSGGLLGRIVSVADEFAHLEIAPNVRVKVQLQSLKPRNVQVSNVDTNGAKVSKVSQNSSNK
- the tgt gene encoding tRNA guanosine(34) transglycosylase Tgt, which gives rise to MPVGSFLVHATEGEARVGELITAHGSFQTPAFMPVCTQAAAKGLAPSRLREVGVEILLCNAYHLHVRPGEELIRDLGGIHKFMAWDGPILTDSGGYQVFSLSKLRKVSEAGVVFNSHVDGAPIEFTPEKVLKIQEDLGVDIMMVLDECPPFPSEKDALLASLQRTLRWARRCKEAKSKQSALLFGIVQGGIYEDLRQQSIDELINIGFDGYAIGGVSVGESSELIERATRFSAPRLPRDKVRYLMGVGTPADIVMAVSCGVDMFDCVMPTRSARFGRVFVGSGHINIRNSAFRRDPRPLSDKCECYTCRNFSRAYLAHLVHSEEVLAVELLTTHNVYFYQCLMQDIRRAIRAGDFHSFSNDFLMGVSCEQAH
- the queA gene encoding tRNA preQ1(34) S-adenosylmethionine ribosyltransferase-isomerase QueA is translated as MSGRGSFNYDLPVSRIADWPKGVSSGRSKSKLLWAKIPGRGEDLSLSDCLFEDLPRLLRAGDILVLNDTKVLPYRFFAKIEGRNTDIEVLLQPRHDVNSQEWEALLRPMRKVKPGDRLVLAKGLVGIVGNRTDDGRRAMLEIRSDISEGKAIEELLMQNGNMPIPPYIRKGRAEREDRECYQTVYAKHYGSVAAPTAGLHFTEKLFSELESAGIGHSCLTLHVGPASFMAVDEQVLSTRATLPEYYRIPASTMQRIIEAKNGGGRVVAVGTTSVKALETEFSIAGGDIENSLLREDSFKSTSLFISFGYEFKIVDAIVTNFHQPSSTHLHLISAFAGEDNVEQIYRHALCSDYRFLSYGDAVFLDKAQGGE